In a single window of the Zea mays cultivar B73 chromosome 5, Zm-B73-REFERENCE-NAM-5.0, whole genome shotgun sequence genome:
- the LOC541649 gene encoding translation initiation factor isoform X1, which produces MLDVMAGMAPEGSQFDAKHYDSKMQELLSTGETEEFFTSYDEVFESFDDMGLQENLLRGIYAYGFEKPSAIQQRGIVPFCKGLDVIQQAQSGTGKTATFCSGILQQLDYGLVECQALVLAPTRELAQQIEKVMRALGDYLGVKVHACVGGTSVREDQRILGSGVHVVVGTPGRVFDMLRRQSLRPDNIKMFVLDEADEMLSRGFKDQIYDIFQLLPAKIQVGVFSATMPPEALEITRKFMNKPVRILVKRDELTLEGIKQFYVNVDKEDWKLDTLCDLYETLAITQSVIFVNTRRKVDWLTDKMRSRDHTVSATHGDMDQNTRDIIMREFRSGSSRVLITTDLLARGIDVQQVSLVINYDLPTQPENYLHRIGRSGRFGRKGVAINFVTRDDERMLFDIQKFYNVLIEELPANVADLL; this is translated from the exons ATGCTTGATG TCATGGCAGGAATGGCACCTGAGGGTTCTCAGTTCGATGCTAAGCACTATGATTCTAAGATGCAGGAGCTGCT GAGCACCGGTGAGACTGAGGAGTTCTTCACTTCATATGATGAAGTTTTTGAGAGTTTTGATGATATGGGCCTCCAAGAGAATCTTCTGAGAGGCATTTATGCTTATG GTTTTGAGAAGCCATCTGCAATTCAGCAGAGAGGAATTGTTCCCTTctgcaagggtcttgatgtcattCAGCAAGCACAATCTGGTACAGGAAAGACAGCAACCTTCTGTTCTGGGATCTTGCAGCAGCTGGACTATGGCCTGGTTGAATGCCAGGCCCTGGTCCTTGCTCCCACCCGTGAGCTTGCACAGCAAATCGAGAAAGTCATGCGCGCGCTTGGTGATTACCTTGGTGTTAAGGTCCATGCATGTGTGGGAGGAACATCCGTCCGTGAGGACCAAAGGATTCTTGGCAGTGGTGTGCATGTTGTTGTTGGTACACCTGGTCGTGTGTTTGATATGCTGCGCAGACAGTCCCTCCGCCCTGATAACATCAAGATGTTTGTTCTAGATGAAGCTGATGAAATGCTTTCTCGTGGTTTCAAGGATCAG ATTTACGACATCTTCCAGCTTCTCCCAGCCAAGATTCAGGTTGGAGTCTTCTCTGCTACCATGCCCCCTGAGGCCCTTGAGATTACCCGCAAGTTCATGAACAAGCCAGTGAGAATCCTCGTGAAGAGAGATGAGCTGACTCTTGAGGGTATCAAGCAGTTCTATGTGAATGTGGATAAGGAAGACTGGAAGCTGGACACACTGTGTGACCTGTACGAGACCCTTGCCATCACCCAGAGTGTCATCTTTGTCAACACCCGCCGCAAGgtggactggctcactgacaAGATGAGGAGCAGGGACCACACTGTTTCTGCCACTCATGGTGACATGGACCAGAACACTAGAGACATCATCATGAGGGAGTTCCGGTCTGGCTCCTCCCGTGTGCTCATCACCACCGACCTGCTTGCTCGTGGTATTGATGTTCAGCAGGTGTCCCTGGTCATCAACTATGATCTCCCCACCCAGCCAGAGAATTACCTGCATCGCATTGGTCGTAGTGGTCGTTTCGGTAGGAAGGGTGTTGCCATCAACTTTGTGACCCGCGACGACGAGCGGATGCTGTTCGACATCCAGAAGTTCTACAACGTGTTGATTGAGGAGCTGCCTGCCAACGTCGCTGACCTTCTGTGA
- the LOC541649 gene encoding translation initiation factor (The RefSeq protein has 3 substitutions compared to this genomic sequence), protein MAGMAPEGSQFDAKHYDSKMQELLSTGETEEFFTSYDEVFESFDDMGLQENLLRGIYRYGFEKPSAIQQRGIVPFCKGLDVIQQAQSGTGKTATFCSGILQQLDYGLVECQALVLAPTRELAQQIEKVMRALGDYLGVKVHACVGGTSVREDQRILGSGVHVVVGTPGRVFDMLRRQSLRPDNIKMFVLDEADEMLSRGFKDQIYDIFQLLPAKIQVGVFSATMPPEALEITRKFMNKPVRILVKRDELTLEGIKQFYVNVDKEDWKLDTLCDLYETLAITQSVIFVNTRRKVDWLTDKMRSRDHTVSATHGDMDQNTRDIIMREFRSGSSRVLITTDLLARGIDVQQVSLVINYDLPTQPENYLHRIGRSGRFGRKGVAINFVTRDDERIVFDIQKFYNVLIEELPANVADLL, encoded by the exons ATGGCAGGAATGGCACCTGAGGGTTCTCAGTTCGATGCTAAGCACTATGATTCTAAGATGCAGGAGCTGCT GAGCACCGGTGAGACTGAGGAGTTCTTCACTTCATATGATGAAGTTTTTGAGAGTTTTGATGATATGGGCCTCCAAGAGAATCTTCTGAGAGGCATTTATGCTTATG GTTTTGAGAAGCCATCTGCAATTCAGCAGAGAGGAATTGTTCCCTTctgcaagggtcttgatgtcattCAGCAAGCACAATCTGGTACAGGAAAGACAGCAACCTTCTGTTCTGGGATCTTGCAGCAGCTGGACTATGGCCTGGTTGAATGCCAGGCCCTGGTCCTTGCTCCCACCCGTGAGCTTGCACAGCAAATCGAGAAAGTCATGCGCGCGCTTGGTGATTACCTTGGTGTTAAGGTCCATGCATGTGTGGGAGGAACATCCGTCCGTGAGGACCAAAGGATTCTTGGCAGTGGTGTGCATGTTGTTGTTGGTACACCTGGTCGTGTGTTTGATATGCTGCGCAGACAGTCCCTCCGCCCTGATAACATCAAGATGTTTGTTCTAGATGAAGCTGATGAAATGCTTTCTCGTGGTTTCAAGGATCAG ATTTACGACATCTTCCAGCTTCTCCCAGCCAAGATTCAGGTTGGAGTCTTCTCTGCTACCATGCCCCCTGAGGCCCTTGAGATTACCCGCAAGTTCATGAACAAGCCAGTGAGAATCCTCGTGAAGAGAGATGAGCTGACTCTTGAGGGTATCAAGCAGTTCTATGTGAATGTGGATAAGGAAGACTGGAAGCTGGACACACTGTGTGACCTGTACGAGACCCTTGCCATCACCCAGAGTGTCATCTTTGTCAACACCCGCCGCAAGgtggactggctcactgacaAGATGAGGAGCAGGGACCACACTGTTTCTGCCACTCATGGTGACATGGACCAGAACACTAGAGACATCATCATGAGGGAGTTCCGGTCTGGCTCCTCCCGTGTGCTCATCACCACCGACCTGCTTGCTCGTGGTATTGATGTTCAGCAGGTGTCCCTGGTCATCAACTATGATCTCCCCACCCAGCCAGAGAATTACCTGCATCGCATTGGTCGTAGTGGTCGTTTCGGTAGGAAGGGTGTTGCCATCAACTTTGTGACCCGCGACGACGAGCGGATGCTGTTCGACATCCAGAAGTTCTACAACGTGTTGATTGAGGAGCTGCCTGCCAACGTCGCTGACCTTCTGTGA
- the LOC100382378 gene encoding UDP-sugar pyrophosphorylase-like translates to MASGADAAALVTSGADEWAAACPPLRRNLQLLAPDEVELAKMLLNEGQIHLFEHWPEPGIDDDKKRGFFDQVRRLNSSYPGGLVSYIKNAKKLLADSKAGKNPYDGFTPSVPSGEILNFGDDNFVSLEAAGIKEAHNAAFVLVAGGLGERLGYKGIKVALPRETTTGKCFIQHYIESILVLQEASCKTVDDGCQKKIPFVIMTSDDTNALTIKLLESNSYFGMEPSQVKLLKQEKVACLADNDARLALDPSDKYKIQTKPHGHGDVHSLLYSSGLLEQWKSEGRKWVLFFQDTNGLLFNAIPSALGVSATKGYNVNSLAVPRKAKEAIGGITKLTHVDGRTMVINVEYNQLDPLLRATGYPDGDTNSETGYSPYPGNINQLILELGPYIEELKKTHGAISEFVNPKYTDSTKTSFKSSTRLECMMQDYPKTLPPSTKVGFTVMDTWLAYAPVKNNPEDAAKVPKGNPYHSATSGEMAIYRANSLILRKAGAQIADPVVDTFNGQEVEVWPRVTWSPRWGLTFQSVKEKVHGSCSVSQRSALVIDGRSVFLDGLSLDGTLIVNAVDGAEVKVTGHVENKGWTIRHVDYKDTSEKEEVRIRGFKFNKSEQLEVNYTEPGKHSLSA, encoded by the exons GTTGAGCTAGCAAAAATGCTGTTGAATGAGGGCCAGATTCACCTATTTGAACACTGGCCTGAACCAGGCATTGATGACGACAAGAAAAGAGGCTTCTTTGATCAG GTTCGCCGGCTTAATTCAAGCTATCCTGGAGGTCTGGTATCTTACATCAAGAATGCCAAAAAACTTCTTGCAGATTCAAAGGCAGGAAAAAACCCATATGATGGTTTCACCCCTTCT GTGCCTTCAGGGGAAATTTTGAACTTCGGCGATGACAATTTTGTTTCACTGGAAGCAGCTGGGATAAAAGAAGCCCACAATGCTGCATTTGTTCTTGTAGCTGGAGGGCTTGGTGAAAGGCTTGGTTACAAAGGAATTAAG GTAGCACTTCCCCGGGAAACAACAACTGGAAAATGTTTCATTCAACATTATATAGAGTCTATCCTGGTTTTACAAGAGGCCAGCTGCAAAACGGTTGATG ATGGGTGCCAAAAAAAGATTCCATTTGTCATTATGACTTCTGATGATACAAATGCACTAACTATCAAGCTTTTGGAGTCAAACTCTTACTTTGGAATGGAACCATCTCAAGTGAAATTGCTAAAGCAG gaaaaagtAGCTTGTCTAGCTGACAATGATGCAAGGCTTGCATTAGACCCAAGTGACAAGTACAAAATTCAG ACAAAGCCACATGGGCATGGAGATGTTCATTCTCTTCTTTATTCAAGTGGCTTGCTTGAGCAATG GAAGAGTGAAGGGCGGAAGTGGGTTCTCTTTTTCCAGGATACAAATGGATTGCTTTTCAAT GCAATTCCGTCTGCTTTAGGTGTCAGTGCCACCAAGGGTTACAATGTAAATTCTCTCGCAGTTCCTAGGAAGGCTAAGGAAGCAATTGGAGGAATTACCAAACTTACTCATGTTGATG GTAGAACAATGGTCATCAATGTAGAGTACAATCAGCTTGATCCACTCCTTCGTGCAACTGGTTATCCTGATGGAGATACAAATTCTGAGACAGGCTATTCTCCATACCCTGGAAATATAAACCAG TTGATACTGGAGCTTGGACCATACATTGAGGAGCTAAAGAAAACGCATGGTGCCATTTCTGAATTTGTAAATCCCAA GTATACTGATTCGACCAAGACATCATTTAAATCATCCACTCGTCTAGAGTGCATGATGCAAGACTATCCAAAGACGTTGCCACCCTCAACAAAAGTTGGATTCACG GTGATGGATACATGGCTTGCTTATGCTCCTGTGAAGAATAATCCTGAAGACGCGGCTAAA GTTCCAAAAGGCAATCCTTATCATAGTGCAACCTCAGGAGAGATGGCAATTTACAGGGCAAACAGCCTTATTTTGAGAAAG GCTGGTGCGCAGATAGCTGACCCTGTCGTTGATACCTTCAACGGGCAAGAGGTAGAGGTCTGGCCACGCGTAACCTGGAGTCCACGGTGGGGTCTCACCTTCCAGAGCGTCAAGGAGAAAGTGCATGGCAGCTGTTCAGTTTCTCAGAGGTCAGCTTTGGTCATCGATGGCCGGAGTGTCTTCCTCGACGGACTTTCATTGGACGGCACCCTTATTGTCAATGCTGTGGATGGTGCAGAG GTTAAAGTTACTGGTCATGTAGAAAATAAGGGCTGGACTATCCGGCATGTGGACTACAAGGACACCTCGGAGAAGGAAGAGGTCAGGATCCGTGGGTTCAAGTTCAACAAGTCTGAGCAGCTAGAGGTGAACTACACCGAGCCAGGAAAGCATAGCTTGAGTGCGTGA